In Bos mutus isolate GX-2022 chromosome 10, NWIPB_WYAK_1.1, whole genome shotgun sequence, a single window of DNA contains:
- the RPL10L gene encoding ribosomal protein uL16-like isoform X1 gives MGRRPARCYRYCKNKPYPKSRFCRGVPDAKIRIFDLGRKKAKVDEFPLCGHMVSDEYEQLSSEALEAARICANKYMVKSCGKDGFHIRVRLHPFHVIRINKMLSCAGADRLQTGMRGAFGKPQGTVARVHIGQVIMSIRTKLQNKEHVIEALRRAKFKFPGRQKIHISKKWGFTKFNADEFEDKVAKKRLIPDGCGVKYVPNRGPLDKWRALHS, from the coding sequence ATGGGCCGCCGCCCTGCCCGTTGTTACCGGTACTGCAAGAATAAGCCTTACCCAAAGTCTCGCTTCTGCCGAGGTGTCCCCGATGCCAAGATCCGCATCTTTGACCTGGGTCGGAAGAAGGCCAAAGTGGATGAGTTCCCACTCTGTGGCCACATGGTGTCTGATGAATATGAGCAGCTCTCTTCTGAAGCCCTGGAGGCCGCCCGAATTTGTGCCAACAAGTACATGGTGAAAAGTTGCGGCAAAGATGGCTTTCACATCCGAGTACGACTCCATCCATTCCATGTCATCCGCATCAACAAGATGTTGTCCTGTGCTGGTGCTGACAGGCTTCAGACAGGTATGCGAGGTGCCTTTGGAAAGCCCCAGGGTACGGTGGCCCGAGTCCACATTGGTCAAGTCATCATGTCCATCCGCACCAAGCTTCAGAACAAGGAACATGTGATTGAAGCTTTACGCAGGGCCAAGTTCAAGTTCCCTGGGCGCCAGAAGATTCATATCTCCAAGAAATGGGGCTTTACCAAGTTTAATGCTGATGAATTTGAAGACAAAGTGGCTAAGAAGCGCCTCATTCCCGATGGTTGCGGAGTCAAATATGTCCCCAACCGTGGACCTTTGGACAAGTGGCGAGCTCTGCACTCCTGA
- the RPL10L gene encoding ribosomal protein uL16-like isoform X2, which yields MGRRPARCYRYCKNKPYPKSRFCRGVPDAKIRIFDLALEAARICANKYMVKSCGKDGFHIRVRLHPFHVIRINKMLSCAGADRLQTGMRGAFGKPQGTVARVHIGQVIMSIRTKLQNKEHVIEALRRAKFKFPGRQKIHISKKWGFTKFNADEFEDKVAKKRLIPDGCGVKYVPNRGPLDKWRALHS from the exons ATGGGCCGCCGCCCTGCCCGTTGTTACCGGTACTGCAAGAATAAGCCTTACCCAAAGTCTCGCTTCTGCCGAGGTGTCCCCGATGCCAAGATCCGCATCTTTGACCTGG CCCTGGAGGCCGCCCGAATTTGTGCCAACAAGTACATGGTGAAAAGTTGCGGCAAAGATGGCTTTCACATCCGAGTACGACTCCATCCATTCCATGTCATCCGCATCAACAAGATGTTGTCCTGTGCTGGTGCTGACAGGCTTCAGACAGGTATGCGAGGTGCCTTTGGAAAGCCCCAGGGTACGGTGGCCCGAGTCCACATTGGTCAAGTCATCATGTCCATCCGCACCAAGCTTCAGAACAAGGAACATGTGATTGAAGCTTTACGCAGGGCCAAGTTCAAGTTCCCTGGGCGCCAGAAGATTCATATCTCCAAGAAATGGGGCTTTACCAAGTTTAATGCTGATGAATTTGAAGACAAAGTGGCTAAGAAGCGCCTCATTCCCGATGGTTGCGGAGTCAAATATGTCCCCAACCGTGGACCTTTGGACAAGTGGCGAGCTCTGCACTCCTGA